From a region of the Marinomonas mediterranea MMB-1 genome:
- the ppk1 gene encoding polyphosphate kinase 1 has protein sequence MSDQSVAEVEKKVVQSPFETSESNQKESVKESDVVEDIVLEPIPEQPLDPSQVSIEKRLPEEINLSDPELYFNRELSHLQFNARVLEQAMDENHPILNRLMFLCIFSSNMDEFFEIRVAGLKSQLEYSRETTGPDGMHPKKVLGLISEQAHKLVRRQYRILNDIIFPKMAEENINFIRRSEWNDKQAAWVKRYFRDNVLPIISPVALDPAHPFPRLANKTFNFVVELEGRDAFGRENGLAIVPAPSSLPRLVKLPDDVCESGDNMVFLSSIIHAHADQLFPGMTVKGCYQFRLTRNADLEVDSDDIGVDLAGALRTELQSRHYGSSVRLEIADNCPIHIVESLLTQFDLTEQDMYRIDGPVNLSRLMAVLDLVDRSDLTYEPFSPGLPNKLAKPGGIFDSVKQRDYLLMHPFESFSPVVDLLSEAAKDPKVVAIRQTLYRTGARSPIANALVEAARNGKEVTVVIELRARFDEAENLALASRLQDAGAIVVYGVVRHKTHAKMILIVRRENSELVRYVHLGTGNYHAGNARLYTDYSFLTCDKEIGEDVHRVFQQLTGMSKELKVKKLLHAPFTLRDRLLDMVEAEAENARKGEPSRIIIKVNSLTEQRLVRALYKASQAGVKIDLIVRGICTLRPGIKGVSSNIRVRSIIGRFLEHTRVYYFYNNRNPLVYLSSADGMDRNLNNRVEVAFPVQDYKLARRVKKELEHYLNDNTQSWLLQSDGSYQLSKPRKDEYRSAQRALMGELANSSRSS, from the coding sequence ATGTCTGATCAGTCTGTGGCAGAAGTTGAAAAAAAGGTGGTTCAGTCGCCATTTGAGACGAGTGAATCTAATCAAAAGGAATCGGTAAAAGAGTCAGATGTTGTAGAAGATATTGTACTTGAACCGATCCCAGAGCAACCGCTAGATCCAAGCCAAGTATCGATTGAAAAGCGATTGCCAGAAGAAATTAACCTTTCTGATCCCGAACTTTATTTCAACCGTGAACTTAGCCACTTACAGTTCAATGCGCGTGTACTCGAACAGGCGATGGACGAAAACCATCCTATCTTAAACCGTTTGATGTTCTTGTGTATTTTTAGCTCAAACATGGATGAGTTTTTCGAAATCAGGGTTGCAGGCTTGAAGAGCCAACTAGAATACAGTCGTGAGACAACTGGCCCTGATGGCATGCATCCTAAAAAAGTATTAGGACTTATTTCCGAACAAGCTCATAAGCTTGTTCGTCGACAGTATCGAATTTTAAACGACATTATCTTTCCAAAGATGGCGGAAGAGAATATTAACTTTATTCGCCGCTCAGAATGGAATGACAAGCAAGCCGCTTGGGTAAAACGGTATTTTCGAGACAACGTTCTGCCTATCATCAGCCCCGTTGCGTTGGATCCTGCTCACCCTTTCCCACGTCTTGCAAACAAAACGTTTAACTTTGTTGTTGAGCTAGAAGGTCGCGATGCATTCGGACGTGAAAACGGTTTGGCTATTGTGCCTGCACCGAGCTCTCTTCCTCGATTGGTTAAACTGCCTGATGATGTGTGTGAGAGCGGCGACAATATGGTTTTCTTGTCGTCTATTATCCACGCGCACGCAGACCAGCTCTTTCCAGGTATGACGGTAAAAGGTTGTTACCAGTTCCGTCTTACTCGTAATGCGGACCTCGAAGTGGACTCCGATGACATTGGCGTCGATTTGGCCGGTGCGCTTCGAACTGAGCTTCAAAGTCGTCATTACGGTAGCTCGGTACGTTTGGAAATCGCAGACAATTGTCCAATTCACATTGTTGAATCGTTATTGACTCAGTTCGATTTGACTGAACAAGACATGTATCGAATTGACGGCCCTGTAAACTTAAGCCGATTGATGGCGGTATTGGATCTTGTCGATCGCTCTGATCTGACCTACGAACCATTTTCGCCTGGGTTGCCAAATAAATTGGCGAAGCCTGGCGGCATCTTTGATTCCGTTAAGCAACGGGATTATCTGTTGATGCACCCGTTTGAAAGCTTCTCTCCTGTTGTAGACCTGTTAAGCGAAGCCGCGAAAGATCCTAAAGTCGTGGCGATACGCCAGACCTTGTATCGAACGGGAGCGCGTTCGCCAATTGCCAATGCCTTGGTAGAAGCAGCCCGAAATGGTAAAGAAGTGACCGTCGTTATTGAATTGCGTGCACGTTTCGACGAAGCTGAAAACTTGGCTTTGGCGAGTCGCCTTCAAGACGCTGGTGCCATTGTTGTATATGGTGTTGTGCGTCATAAAACACACGCTAAAATGATTTTGATCGTTCGTCGTGAGAATTCTGAGTTGGTCCGATATGTGCACTTGGGAACAGGGAACTATCACGCGGGCAATGCAAGGCTATACACCGATTACAGTTTCTTGACCTGTGATAAAGAGATCGGTGAAGACGTGCATCGAGTGTTCCAGCAATTAACGGGCATGAGTAAAGAGCTAAAAGTTAAAAAACTTTTGCATGCGCCATTTACGCTGCGTGACCGTTTGTTGGATATGGTTGAAGCAGAAGCTGAGAATGCCCGCAAAGGTGAGCCTTCTCGCATTATCATCAAAGTAAACTCATTAACAGAGCAACGTTTGGTTCGAGCACTTTATAAAGCTTCTCAGGCGGGGGTGAAAATTGACCTAATTGTTCGTGGTATTTGTACGCTTCGCCCAGGTATTAAGGGAGTGTCTTCAAATATCAGAGTACGCAGTATTATTGGTCGATTCCTCGAACATACTCGGGTCTACTATTTCTACAACAACCGTAATCCATTGGTGTACTTATCCAGTGCGGACGGTATGGATCGAAACCTAAATAACCGGGTTGAAGTTGCCTTCCCTGTTCAGGATTACAAGCTAGCACGACGTGTTAAGAAAGAGTTGGAGCATTACTTAAACGATAATACTCAGAGTTGGTTACTTCAAAGTGACGGCTCTTATCAATTATCTAAGCCTCGTAAAGACGAATACCGCAGTGCACAGAGAGCGCTGATGGGCGAGTTAGCAAATAGCTCTCGTTCGAGTTAA
- the hemB gene encoding porphobilinogen synthase, translating to MAFLLNRMRRMRKDEFSRRLMREHRLSSDDLIYPMFVIEGENQRQVVPSMPGIERVSIDLLVEEAKELVELGVPMLALFPVVEGDKKSLLAEEAYNPNGLAQRAVKAVREACPDLGIMTDVALDPFTTHGQDGIIDETGYVVNDVTVDVLVKQALSHAEAGAQVVAPSDMMDGRIGAIREALEAEGYIHTRIMAYSAKYASAYYGPFRDAVGSSGNLGKGNKFNYQMDFANTDEAIREVMLDLEEGADMVMVKPGMPYLDVVRRVKHELGVPTFAYQVSGEYAMQMAAFDNGWLDKDSVMMESLLAFKRAGADGILTYFAKDAARLLLSK from the coding sequence ATGGCCTTTTTACTAAACCGAATGCGTCGTATGCGTAAAGATGAGTTTTCTCGTAGATTGATGCGTGAACACAGGTTAAGTAGCGATGATTTGATTTATCCAATGTTTGTTATAGAGGGCGAAAATCAGCGTCAGGTTGTGCCGTCTATGCCGGGCATCGAGCGCGTATCAATTGACCTTCTTGTTGAAGAAGCAAAAGAATTGGTTGAGCTAGGTGTTCCTATGTTGGCGCTCTTCCCTGTTGTAGAAGGTGACAAAAAGTCGCTTTTGGCAGAAGAAGCGTACAACCCAAATGGTTTGGCTCAACGAGCGGTGAAAGCCGTACGCGAAGCATGCCCTGACTTAGGCATAATGACCGATGTTGCATTAGACCCGTTCACGACGCATGGGCAGGATGGCATCATTGATGAAACTGGCTATGTTGTTAACGACGTCACCGTCGATGTGTTGGTCAAACAAGCGTTGTCTCATGCTGAAGCGGGCGCTCAGGTTGTCGCGCCATCTGACATGATGGATGGTCGAATTGGTGCTATTCGAGAAGCGTTAGAAGCAGAAGGTTATATACATACGCGTATCATGGCGTATTCTGCGAAATATGCTTCCGCATATTATGGCCCGTTTAGAGACGCGGTAGGATCAAGTGGTAACTTAGGTAAAGGCAATAAGTTTAACTACCAGATGGACTTCGCAAATACGGACGAAGCCATTCGAGAGGTGATGTTAGATCTTGAAGAGGGGGCGGACATGGTGATGGTCAAACCTGGAATGCCTTATTTAGATGTGGTCCGTCGAGTTAAACATGAACTTGGCGTGCCGACTTTCGCTTATCAAGTAAGTGGTGAATATGCGATGCAGATGGCGGCATTTGATAACGGATGGTTGGACAAAGATTCGGTCATGATGGAATCTTTATTAGCGTTTAAACGCGCTGGCGCAGATGGCATATTAACGTACTTTGCGAAAGACGCAGCAAGATTGTTGTTGAGTAAATAG
- a CDS encoding ATP-binding cassette domain-containing protein, translated as MIQFSQVSLQRGTQFLLENADMTLFEGQRVGLIGANGAGKSSLFALVRGELSADTGEVLLPGQRRIAFMAQEVEETHRSALDYCLDGDDRLREIEAHIEKSQTNGDDHAHAHWLSEYENAQGYTAKSRGEMLLQGLGFKMSDMDRPVADFSGGWRIRLNLAQALMSPSDILLLDEPTNHLDLDAVMWLESWLRAYPGTLFLISHDRDFLDGICSHIVHLFQKKLTLYTGHYSAYERQRAEHLAQQQATHEAQQTKRAHLQKYVDRFRYKANKAKQAQSRLKMLEKMETIGPAHVDSQFQFSIPFADKTSDQLVNLIQADLGYVLESGEKKVQLAQTAFSIRNEQRIGLLGPNGAGKSTLIKTLVGELDLLDGERIYGENTKVGYFSQHQLSALDLEASPVLHIQRISPKALESDVRKYLGGFGFTGDDALRPVKGFSGGEKARLALSLIAWQKPNLLVLDEPTNHLDIEMRHALTEALQEFEGAILVVSHDRHLLNSTVDEFYLVADHQVVGFDGDLKSYHDWLQARQQASKQSDSADLATGQVVEKVDKKEERRRAAEKREQLRPLKKALEKHEKGLQNAQQQLDGIAEKMADSTLYEAQNKDTLQVLLAEEATWKKTLEEHEEAWFIAQEALEEAESEL; from the coding sequence ATGATTCAATTTTCTCAAGTGAGTTTGCAGCGCGGAACTCAATTTCTACTCGAAAACGCTGACATGACCCTTTTTGAAGGGCAGCGAGTTGGTTTAATAGGCGCAAATGGCGCGGGTAAATCGTCCTTATTTGCTTTAGTTAGAGGAGAGCTATCCGCAGATACTGGCGAAGTTTTGCTTCCCGGGCAGCGTCGAATTGCTTTTATGGCGCAAGAAGTGGAAGAAACTCATCGAAGCGCATTGGATTATTGCTTGGATGGCGATGACCGTTTAAGAGAAATTGAAGCGCATATTGAGAAAAGCCAAACCAATGGAGACGATCACGCACACGCCCATTGGCTCAGTGAATATGAAAATGCACAAGGCTATACAGCAAAATCACGAGGCGAAATGTTGCTACAAGGTTTGGGCTTTAAAATGTCTGACATGGACAGGCCAGTTGCTGATTTTTCTGGTGGGTGGCGTATTCGCTTAAACCTTGCGCAAGCCTTAATGTCTCCGTCCGATATTTTGTTACTTGATGAGCCGACGAACCATTTGGATTTAGATGCCGTGATGTGGTTGGAATCATGGTTGCGAGCTTACCCCGGCACGTTATTTTTAATCTCGCATGACCGAGATTTTCTTGATGGAATTTGTTCGCACATTGTTCATTTGTTTCAGAAAAAACTAACGCTTTATACGGGACATTATTCGGCCTACGAACGTCAAAGAGCGGAGCACCTTGCACAACAGCAAGCAACGCATGAAGCGCAACAAACAAAGCGTGCTCATCTACAGAAATATGTCGATCGTTTTCGCTATAAAGCGAACAAAGCGAAACAGGCACAAAGTCGCCTTAAAATGTTGGAGAAAATGGAAACGATTGGGCCGGCTCATGTCGATTCCCAGTTTCAGTTCTCTATCCCTTTTGCAGATAAAACATCGGACCAGCTTGTTAATCTGATACAGGCGGATTTGGGTTATGTTCTGGAATCTGGTGAGAAAAAAGTACAGTTAGCACAGACAGCGTTCTCCATCCGAAATGAGCAGCGAATTGGTTTGTTGGGCCCTAACGGGGCAGGTAAATCCACGTTAATAAAAACGTTAGTGGGTGAGCTGGATCTGTTAGATGGTGAACGAATATACGGTGAAAATACGAAAGTTGGGTACTTTTCTCAGCATCAACTCAGCGCTTTGGATTTAGAAGCATCCCCTGTTCTTCATATACAACGTATCTCGCCGAAGGCGTTAGAGTCAGATGTAAGAAAATATTTAGGGGGCTTTGGTTTTACTGGAGACGATGCGCTGAGACCTGTAAAAGGCTTTTCTGGTGGCGAAAAGGCGCGCTTGGCGTTATCTCTTATCGCTTGGCAAAAACCTAATTTATTGGTGCTCGATGAGCCGACGAACCATTTAGACATTGAAATGCGCCATGCTTTAACTGAAGCGCTGCAGGAGTTTGAAGGTGCGATTTTAGTGGTATCGCATGATCGACATTTATTGAACAGTACCGTTGATGAGTTTTATTTGGTTGCCGATCATCAAGTGGTTGGATTCGATGGTGACCTCAAGTCATACCATGATTGGTTGCAGGCGCGTCAGCAAGCGAGCAAACAAAGTGACTCAGCAGACCTCGCGACAGGCCAAGTTGTTGAAAAGGTCGACAAGAAAGAAGAGCGACGTCGAGCAGCTGAGAAGCGCGAACAGTTACGACCGCTGAAAAAGGCACTAGAAAAGCATGAGAAAGGGCTGCAAAACGCCCAACAGCAGCTTGATGGTATTGCTGAAAAAATGGCGGATAGCACTTTGTATGAAGCGCAAAACAAAGACACCTTACAGGTGCTTTTGGCTGAAGAGGCAACTTGGAAAAAAACGTTAGAAGAGCATGAAGAAGCTTGGTTTATTGCTCAAGAAGCGTTGGAAGAAGCGGAATCCGAGTTGTAA
- the hslO gene encoding Hsp33 family molecular chaperone HslO → MTNINEIQRFSFDNTNVRGARVLLNEAYQNIISRKDYPKPIESLLGEFVAAISLLRDIVKIDGVLSLQCKGNGFLQTLMTECDENQNLRGIAQWDENQKVPEQLSLKELLEGGYLIITISPKKGQRYQGIVEVVGDTLAECLEQYFYQSEQLPSRVWLAANDTQCGGLFLQRLPAEQAKEGDEDAWGRFTHLASTVTNEELLELSTVDLLHRLYHEEDVRLYDAKAMQFGCSCSRQRTRDAVASLGAEEVRQILSEQGKISADCQFCAELYVFTKDDLADLLGDLKQTH, encoded by the coding sequence GTGACCAACATAAATGAAATTCAACGCTTCTCTTTCGACAACACAAATGTTCGAGGAGCGCGCGTTCTTCTAAACGAAGCGTATCAAAATATTATCAGTCGAAAGGACTACCCAAAGCCAATTGAAAGCTTACTGGGTGAATTTGTGGCTGCAATCTCATTGCTGAGAGACATTGTTAAAATTGACGGTGTTCTATCCTTGCAATGTAAAGGCAATGGATTTCTCCAAACACTCATGACCGAATGTGATGAAAACCAGAATTTACGCGGTATAGCACAATGGGATGAGAACCAAAAAGTTCCTGAGCAACTGTCATTAAAAGAGCTGCTTGAAGGTGGCTACCTCATCATTACCATCTCACCAAAGAAAGGCCAACGCTACCAAGGCATTGTTGAAGTGGTTGGAGATACATTAGCAGAGTGTCTTGAGCAGTACTTCTACCAATCAGAACAGCTTCCCAGCCGAGTTTGGTTAGCGGCAAACGATACACAATGCGGCGGTCTATTCTTGCAACGCCTTCCAGCAGAACAAGCGAAAGAAGGCGACGAGGATGCTTGGGGCCGCTTTACGCACTTGGCCTCAACGGTAACCAATGAAGAACTTTTAGAGTTATCAACTGTGGATCTACTACACCGTCTCTATCACGAAGAAGATGTCCGCTTATACGACGCTAAAGCAATGCAATTTGGCTGCTCATGCTCACGACAGCGCACTCGCGACGCCGTTGCATCACTGGGCGCTGAAGAAGTTCGTCAAATTTTGAGTGAACAAGGAAAAATCAGCGCAGACTGCCAATTTTGCGCCGAACTTTATGTCTTCACAAAAGACGACCTTGCAGACCTTTTGGGTGACTTAAAGCAAACCCACTAA
- the yihA gene encoding ribosome biogenesis GTP-binding protein YihA/YsxC: MTPFDSVFQSAHFIKSAEKLSQCPVDQGLEVAFAGRSNAGKSTALNTLTNQRKLARTSKTPGRTQLINCFGMNVEDRRLIDLPGYGFAKVPVAMKINWQKHMQDYLMNRRSLVGVVLVMDVRHPLKEFDVMMLDWAKSNKVQVHVLLTKSDKLKRGPAKSAALQVKKYMKENEVIGSVQNFSALKNDGVDTLRLKLAEWLMLEPPADKKASA, from the coding sequence ATGACCCCTTTTGACTCTGTTTTCCAGTCCGCGCATTTCATTAAGAGTGCTGAAAAGTTATCACAATGCCCCGTTGATCAAGGCTTGGAAGTGGCGTTTGCGGGTCGTTCCAACGCCGGTAAATCGACGGCTTTAAATACCTTGACCAATCAACGTAAACTTGCTCGAACGTCGAAGACGCCAGGTCGAACACAGTTAATTAACTGTTTTGGGATGAATGTCGAAGATCGACGCCTTATTGACTTGCCAGGCTATGGATTTGCAAAAGTGCCTGTTGCAATGAAGATCAATTGGCAAAAGCACATGCAAGATTACCTCATGAACCGTCGATCTCTCGTTGGGGTTGTATTGGTAATGGATGTACGCCATCCGTTAAAAGAGTTCGATGTTATGATGTTGGATTGGGCAAAGTCGAATAAAGTGCAAGTTCATGTATTGCTGACTAAGTCCGATAAACTTAAGCGTGGCCCGGCAAAATCGGCTGCGTTGCAAGTTAAAAAATACATGAAAGAAAACGAGGTGATCGGTAGCGTGCAAAACTTCTCAGCGCTTAAAAACGACGGTGTCGATACGTTGCGACTTAAGCTTGCTGAATGGCTGATGTTGGAACCGCCTGCAGATAAGAAGGCATCTGCTTAA
- a CDS encoding thiol:disulfide interchange protein DsbA/DsbL codes for MKKLISALLFSFLLPLAAFAQEYSNGNGYTEIKNPVRTQNPDKIEVVEIFWYGCPHCYRLEPFTQAWMKNVPKDVDFKFIPAVFGRGWLAHAKAFYIADILGIEHKIHSDLFNAIHQDRRRLNNEDDLAEFFADYGVSEDEFKKQYDSFAVNSRLNQGKAKVRGYGARGVPGLVVNGKYLVTAETAGGNNNIYKVVDYLIEKERK; via the coding sequence ATGAAAAAGCTGATCTCAGCCTTGTTGTTTTCATTCTTGTTACCTTTAGCTGCATTCGCTCAAGAATATTCAAACGGTAACGGTTACACTGAAATAAAGAACCCTGTTCGTACTCAAAACCCGGACAAAATCGAAGTAGTCGAAATCTTCTGGTACGGCTGCCCGCATTGCTACCGCCTAGAGCCTTTTACTCAGGCTTGGATGAAAAATGTGCCAAAAGACGTGGATTTTAAATTTATCCCCGCTGTATTCGGAAGAGGTTGGCTAGCTCATGCAAAAGCGTTCTATATTGCGGATATACTAGGCATTGAGCACAAAATACATTCAGATCTATTTAACGCGATTCATCAGGACCGTCGTCGTTTAAACAACGAAGATGATCTAGCTGAGTTTTTCGCTGATTACGGTGTGAGCGAAGATGAATTTAAGAAACAATACGACTCGTTTGCAGTAAATAGCCGTCTGAATCAAGGTAAAGCAAAAGTTCGAGGCTATGGCGCTCGCGGTGTACCCGGCTTAGTTGTTAACGGTAAGTACCTCGTTACAGCAGAAACCGCAGGTGGTAACAACAACATATACAAAGTTGTTGATTACTTGATTGAGAAAGAACGCAAATAA
- a CDS encoding GGDEF domain-containing protein, translating into MSTAQDKLVEALRKTVSRTSMLAEGSDPELDKVLQQVRADVSKTDDIRVVELAMRTIEPFLLKLDEDRLSKAQSFRDGLHQLLNTLEGLEHYQVPINEKRAFEQSLRSKWQSSTSWPILLQQFSELAKLTFTTKKDERSSSLISRLFKKDKEEDKASPQVEEVTAHICHKLIALVRDLQLPSEYENQAEDIISELNDHKDLNHLPILLDEVISLVLVAVGKPQEDLATYLTHLNKQLASINASIVTSYKSQKNLTAHREDFDTSLQKHVEDTNSALLEASDLGALKSLIGQHMVELSGTMGRYREQIKKQEEQATQSITNLKSKVNRMEKDATNMRSRMQQKIAEAMTDSLTNLPNRAAYLETILPLIVNSKKTNKPLCLAVCDIDHFKKINDTWGHLAGDKVLRLVPKQILSAVGKEDLLFRYGGEEFVLLIPASTVEECHVKVEAVRASVEKTPFNVEGQPVSVTISIGMDYLNANDDHESIFARADKHLYEAKESGRNKVVSGKA; encoded by the coding sequence ATGTCGACAGCTCAGGACAAGTTAGTAGAAGCCCTACGTAAAACTGTTTCTCGTACCAGCATGCTGGCCGAAGGCTCTGATCCTGAACTAGACAAAGTTCTCCAGCAAGTTCGCGCCGATGTCTCTAAAACAGATGATATTCGAGTCGTCGAACTTGCAATGCGTACTATTGAACCCTTCCTGCTAAAACTCGATGAAGATCGTCTTAGTAAAGCTCAATCTTTCCGAGACGGTCTTCATCAGCTTCTAAATACGCTAGAAGGCCTAGAGCACTACCAAGTTCCTATCAACGAAAAGAGAGCTTTTGAGCAATCACTGCGCAGTAAATGGCAATCCAGCACTTCGTGGCCCATTCTGCTACAACAGTTTTCAGAGCTTGCCAAGCTCACGTTCACAACCAAAAAGGACGAGCGCTCTTCTTCCTTAATTTCACGTTTATTTAAGAAAGATAAAGAAGAAGATAAAGCTTCTCCTCAGGTCGAAGAAGTAACCGCGCATATTTGCCACAAGCTCATCGCCCTTGTTCGCGACCTTCAGCTTCCATCCGAATACGAGAACCAAGCTGAAGACATTATCAGTGAGCTAAATGACCATAAAGATCTAAATCACTTACCGATTCTTTTGGACGAAGTGATCAGTCTTGTTTTAGTTGCCGTAGGTAAACCTCAAGAAGATCTAGCCACTTACCTGACGCATTTAAATAAACAACTTGCGAGCATCAATGCCTCAATAGTTACGAGTTATAAAAGTCAAAAAAACCTAACCGCTCATCGAGAGGACTTCGACACGTCTCTACAAAAGCATGTTGAAGATACGAACTCAGCGCTCTTAGAAGCCAGTGATTTAGGTGCTCTTAAATCCCTAATTGGTCAACATATGGTTGAGCTAAGCGGAACAATGGGACGGTATCGCGAGCAGATCAAGAAGCAAGAAGAACAGGCAACTCAGTCTATTACCAACTTAAAAAGTAAAGTTAATAGAATGGAAAAAGACGCGACTAACATGCGGTCGCGCATGCAACAAAAAATCGCCGAAGCGATGACTGACTCACTGACCAACCTACCAAACAGAGCGGCGTACTTAGAAACCATTCTCCCTCTAATAGTGAACTCCAAAAAAACGAACAAGCCACTCTGCTTGGCTGTTTGTGACATAGACCATTTCAAAAAGATAAACGACACTTGGGGACACCTCGCTGGTGACAAAGTCCTTCGCCTAGTCCCTAAACAAATTTTGAGTGCGGTTGGCAAAGAAGACTTATTATTCCGCTATGGCGGCGAAGAGTTTGTGCTGCTGATTCCTGCGTCTACGGTAGAAGAATGCCATGTTAAAGTAGAAGCAGTTCGCGCCTCCGTCGAAAAAACACCGTTCAACGTTGAAGGTCAACCCGTGTCCGTCACGATTTCTATTGGTATGGATTACCTTAACGCTAACGATGATCATGAATCTATCTTCGCAAGAGCAGACAAACACTTGTACGAAGCAAAAGAATCAGGTCGAAACAAAGTTGTTAGCGGCAAAGCTTAG
- the ubiE gene encoding bifunctional demethylmenaquinone methyltransferase/2-methoxy-6-polyprenyl-1,4-benzoquinol methylase UbiE, whose product MQDDQNKTTHFGFQEIPTEKKVDAVAQVFHSVAAKYDIMNDLMSGGVHRLWKRHTISQSGVRSGQTVLDIAGGTGDLTLKFARLVGSEGQVVLADINDSMLKVGRDKLANKGVVGNVKCVQANAEALPFPDNTFDCITIAFGLRNVTDKSKALASMYRVLKPGGRLLVLEFSKPESEHLSTLYDQYSFRLLPAMGKIIANDAESYRYLAESIRMHPDQETLKSMMDEVGFERTNYQNMTGGIVALHKGFKF is encoded by the coding sequence ATGCAAGACGATCAAAACAAAACAACGCATTTTGGTTTTCAAGAAATCCCAACAGAGAAAAAAGTCGACGCTGTAGCGCAAGTGTTCCATTCTGTTGCCGCTAAATACGACATCATGAACGACCTTATGTCAGGTGGCGTACACCGTCTTTGGAAACGTCATACTATTAGCCAGTCGGGCGTAAGATCAGGTCAAACCGTTTTAGACATCGCCGGCGGCACTGGAGACCTTACGTTAAAGTTCGCACGTTTGGTGGGAAGTGAAGGACAAGTTGTTCTCGCAGACATCAATGACTCCATGTTAAAAGTAGGCCGCGATAAACTGGCAAATAAAGGCGTTGTTGGTAATGTAAAATGCGTTCAGGCTAACGCAGAAGCACTGCCCTTTCCTGACAATACATTCGATTGTATCACCATTGCTTTTGGTCTTCGCAATGTTACAGACAAATCCAAAGCACTCGCTTCCATGTACCGCGTCCTGAAACCAGGCGGCCGCTTGTTGGTTTTAGAGTTTTCTAAGCCTGAATCTGAACACTTATCCACTCTTTATGATCAATACTCTTTCCGCTTACTCCCTGCGATGGGTAAGATCATTGCGAACGATGCTGAAAGTTATCGTTACCTTGCAGAATCCATTCGCATGCATCCAGATCAAGAGACCTTAAAAAGCATGATGGATGAAGTCGGTTTTGAGCGCACAAACTACCAAAATATGACAGGGGGCATTGTCGCTCTTCATAAAGGATTTAAGTTCTAA